From a region of the Panicum virgatum strain AP13 chromosome 2K, P.virgatum_v5, whole genome shotgun sequence genome:
- the LOC120690484 gene encoding beta-amylase-like translates to MRLTPTTPFAGATTSRPGLFPCSTLPKRNKSLRVTPMPWRANHGRPYNIIRHTPKPQSVDRNTAETLRIMLRSSPASPVKPQQWTVCRSGAAVVASPPPVVAVAPRTVASAPLRALTTESAETHPVPEPPPLFADDDEETMLASYVPVYVMLPLDVMSTENELEDAEGLRRQLRRLRGAGVDGVMVDVWWGIVEGAGPGRYEWRAYRELFGVVQAEGLKLQAIMSFHACGGNVGDAVSIPIPRWVREVGEADPDVFYTSPGGVRNQEYLTIGVDDKPLFHGRTAIQLYADFMRSFRENMADFLDSGLIVDIEVGLGPAGELRYPSYAETQGWVFPGIGQFQCYDKYLAADFKAAAAAAGHPEWDLPRDGGEVNDTPEDTGFFAAEGGTYLSEQGRFFLTWYSSRLIAHGDRVLDEANRAFLGCPVKLAAKVSGIHWWYRHPSHAAELDAGYYNLGGCDGYRPIARALARHGGAVLNFTCAEMRDAEQPAGALSSPERLVRQALSAGWREGAEVACENALSRYDRAGYNQMLLSARPNGAGGRRVAAVTYLRLSDELLAGNNFRIFRTFVRKMHAGLDYCPDPARYGRPMRPLERSAAEIPMERLLEATAPAPAFPFDAETDMSVGGGLAEAIDWVIGKIEWIFG, encoded by the exons ATGCGGCTCACACCAACCACACCCTTCGCGGGCGCCACCACCAGCAGGCCAGGGCTCTTCCCCTGCTCCACATTGCCGAAACGGAATAAATCGTTGCGCGTCACGCCGATGCCATGGCGCGCCAACCACGGCCGCCCATATAATATAATCCGGCACACGCCAAAGCCACAAAGCGTCGATCGAAACACGGCAGAGACACTGCGCATCATGctccggagctcgccggcgtcgccggtCAAGCCGCAGCAATGGACGGTGTgccggagcggcgcggcggtggtggcgtccCCGCCACCGGTGGTGGCCGTCGCGCCGAGGACGGTTGCCTCCGCTCCTCTCCGCGCCCTGACCACCGAGTCAGCGGAAACGCATCCCGTGCCTGAG CCTCCGCCATTGTTCGCCGACGACGATGAGGAGACGATGCTCGCCAGCTACGTCCCGGTCTACGTCATGCTCCCA CTGGACGTGATGAGCACCGAGAACGAGCTGGAGGACGCGGAGGGGCTCCggcggcagctgcggcggctgcggggcgccggcgtggacggCGTCATGGTGGACGTGTGGTGGGGCATCGTGGAGGGCGCCGGGCCCGGGCGGTACGAGTGGCGCGCGTACCGAGAGCTGTTCGGGGTCGTGCAGGCCGAGGGGCTCAAGCTGCAGGCCATCATGTCCTTCCACGCGTGCGGCGGCAACGTCGGCGACGCCGTCAGCATCCCGATCCCGCGCTGGGTGCGGGAGGTCGGCGAGGCCGACCCCGACGTGTTCTACACGAGCCCCGGCGGGGTGAGGAACCAGGAGTACCTCACCATCGGCGTCGACGACAAGCCCCTGTTCCATGGCAGGACGGccatccaa TTGTACGCCGATTTCATGAGGAGCTTCAGGGAGAACATGGCGGACTTCCTGGACTCCGGCCTCATCGTGGACATCGAGGTCGGGCTCGGCCCTGCCGGGGAGCTGAGGTACCCGTCCTACGCGGAGACCCAGGGCTGGGTGTTCCCCGGCATCGGGCAGTTCCAG TGCTACGACAAGTACCTGGCGGCGGATTtcaaggctgcggcggcggcggccgggcaccCCGAGTGGGATCTACCCCGCGACGGCGGGGAGGTCAACGACACGCCGGAGGACACGGGGTTCTTCGCGGCGGAGGGAGGGACCTACCTGAGCGAGCAGGGGAGGTTCTTCCTGACGTGGTACTCCAGCCGGCTGATCGCGCACGGCGACCGGGTCCTCGACGAGGCGAACAGGGCGTTCCTGGGGTGCCCGGTGAAGCTGGCCGCCAAGGTGTCCGGGATCCACTGGTGGTACCGGCACCCGAGCCAcgccgcggagctcgacgcCGGGTACTACAACCTGGGCGGCTGCGACGGGTACCGGCCGATCGCGCGCGCGCtggcgcggcacggcggcgcggtgctcAACTTCACGTGCGCGGAGATGCGGGACGCGGAGCAGCCCGCGGGGGCGCtgagctcgccggagcggcTGGTTCGGCAGGCGCTGAGCGCCGGGTGGCGGGAGGGCGCCGAGGTGGCGTGCGAGAACGCGCTGAGCCGGTACGACCGGGCCGGGTACAACCAGATGCTCCTGAGCGCGCGGCCCaacggcgcgggcggccgcaGGGTGGCGGCGGTGACGTACCTGCGGCTGTCGGACGAGCTCCTGGCGGGCAACAACTTCCGGATCTTCAGGACCTTCGTCAGGAAGATGCACGCCGGCCTG GATTACTGCCCCGATCCGGCCCGGTACGGGCGGCCCATGAGGCCTCTGgagcggtcggcggcggagatCCCCATGGAGCGGCTGCTGGAGGcgaccgcgccggcgccggcgttccCGTTCGACGCGGAGACCGACATGAGCGTCGGCGGGGGGCTCGCCGAGGCCATCGACTGGGTGATCGGCAAGATCGAGTGGATATTCGGGTAG
- the LOC120690490 gene encoding transcription factor ILR3-like isoform X1: protein MASPEGTTWVFDCPLMDDLAVAADFAAAPAGGFFWSAPPPMQPLGAQAPMQAVAAAPAPSPCSVEISGSVDCDQGKEQTTNKRPRSESTAQPSTKACREKIRRDKLNERFLELGAILEPGKTPKMDKSAILNDAIRVVGELRSEAKKLKDSNESLQEKIKELKAEKNELRDEKQRLKAEKESLEQQIKFLNSRLSLVPHPPVIPASAFAAPQGPAAACHKLMMPVIGYPGFPMWQFMPPSDVDTSNDPKSCPPVA from the exons atggcctccccggAGGGCACCACGTGGGTCTTCGACTGCCCCCTCATGgacgacctcgccgtcgccgccgacttCGCCGCGGCCCCCGCGGGGGGATTCTTctggtcggcgccgccgcccatgcagCCGCTGGGGGCGCAGGCGCCAATGCAGGCCGTCGCGGCCGCGCCGGCTCCCAGTCCCTG CAGTGTGGAAATCAGTGGCTCTGTAGACTGTGATCAGGGAAAAGAACAGACAACAAATAAACG TCCTAGGTCAGAAAGTACAGCACAACCAAGCACTAAAGCATGCAGGGAGAAGATTAGAAGGGACAAGCTGAACGAGAG ATTCCTAGAATTGGGTGCCATCTTGGAGCCAGGGAAGACTCCTAAAATGGACAAATCAGCTATATTGAATGATGCTATTCGGGTAGTAGGAGAACTGCGTAGTGAAGCAAAAAAGCTGAAGGATTCAAATGAGAGTCTCCAAGAGAAGATCAAAGAGTTGAAG GCCGAGAAGAATGAGCTGCGGGACGAGAAACAAAGGCTGAAGGCTGAGAAAGAGAGCCTGGAGCAGCAGATCAAGTTCCTGAACTCCCGCCTAAGCCTGGTACCGCACCCTCCTGTGATCCCAGCCTCTGCCTTCGCTGCTCCCCAAGGGCCGGCAGCTGCTTGTCACAAGCTGATGATGCCTGTGATTGGCTACCCTGGGTTCCCGATGTGGCAGTTCATGCCACCTTCTGATGTTGACACCTCAAATGACCCCAAGTCTTGCCCTCCTGTCGCATAA
- the LOC120690501 gene encoding beta-amylase-like: MAGNLLENYVQVYVMLPLDIITVNNTFEKADETRAQLQKLVEAGADGVMIDVWWGLVEGKAPGVYDWSAYKQVFKLVQEAGLKLQAIMSCHQCGGNVGDVVNIPIPQWVRDVGEANPDIFYTNRRKMRNIEYLTIGVDDQPLFQGRTAIQLYADYMKSFRENMAEFLDAGVIVDIEVGLGPAGEMRYPSYPQSQGWVYPGVGEFICYDKYLEADFKAAATKAGHPEWELPDDAGEYNDTPEKTQFFVDNGTYQTEKGKFFLTWYSNKLIKHGDKILDEANKVFLGCRVQLAIKISGIHWWYRVPNHAAELTAGYYNLDDRDGYRTIAHMLTRHRASMNFTCAEMRDNEQSSEAKSAPEELVQQVLSAGWREGLNIACENALSRYDATAYNTILRNARPQGINKNGPPEHKLYGFTYLRVSSELLEGQNYATFKTFVRRMHANLDYNANIDPLAPMERSKPEIPIEKILEVAQPKLEPFPFIENTDLPI; the protein is encoded by the exons ATGGCAGGAAACCTGCTAGAAAACTATGTCCAAGTCTACGTCATGCTCCCA CTGGATATCatcaccgtcaacaacacctTCGAGAAGGCCGACGAGACGAGGGCGCAGCTGCAGAAGCtggtggaggccggcgccgaCGGGGTCATGATCGACGTCTGGTGGGGGCTGGTGGAAGGGAAGGCGCCCGGGGTCTACGACTGGAGCGCCTACAAGCAGGTGTTCAAGCTGGTGCAGGAGGCCGGGCTGAAGCTGCAGGCCATCATGTCGTGCCACCAGTGCGGCGGCAATGTCGGCGACGTCGTCAACATCCCGATCCCGCAGTGGGTGCGGGACGTTGGTGAGGCCAACCCCGACATCTTCTACACCAACCGGAGGAAGATGAGGAATATCGAGTACCTCACGATTGGAGTGGATGACCAGCCTCTCTTCCAGGGGAGAACTGCAATTCAG CTGTATGCTGATTACATGAAGAGCTTCAGGGAGAACATGGCAGAGTTCTTGGACGCTGGTGTAATCGTGGACATTGAGGTCGGACTTGGCCCTGCTGGAGAGATGAGGTACCCCTCCTATCCACAGAGCCAGGGATGGGTGTACCCAGGCGTTGGAGAGTTCATA TGCTACGACAAGTACCTGGAAGCAGACTTCAAAGCTGCAGCGACAAAAGCTGGGCATCCTGAGTGGGAATTGCCCGATGACGCTGGGGAGTACAATGACACTCCTGAGAAAACCCAGTTCTTTGTGGACAACGGAACATACCAGACCGAGAAGGGGAAGTTCTTCCTCACATGGTACTCCAACAAACTGATCAAGCACGGGGATAAGATCTTGGACGAAGCAAACAAGGTCTTCCTGGGATGCAGAGTGCAGCTGGCCATCAAA ATCTCTGGCATTCACTGGTGGTACAGGGTTCCAAACCACGCAGCTGAGCTCACTGCCGGATACTACAACTTAGATGACAGAGACGGTTACAGAACCATAGCGCACATGCTCACACGGCATCGTGCTAGCATGAACTTCACTTGTGCTGAGATGAGGGACAATGAACAGAGTTCGGAAGCAAAAAGTGCACCTGAGGAACTGGTTCAGCAG GTGCTAAGTGCTGGATGGAGAGAGGGCCTAAACATAGCATGCGAAAATGCACTCAGTCGCTATGATGCCACAGCTTACAACACAATCCTCAGGAATGCAAGACCACAAGGAATCAACAAGAATggccctcctgaacacaagttGTACGGGTTCACCTACCTCCGAGTATCGAGTGAGCTCCTTGAAGGACAAAACTACGCCACTTTCAAAACTTTTGTCAGGAGAATGCATGCTAACCTG GATTACAACGCAAATATTGATCCACTTGCACCTATGGAAAGATCAAAGCCAGAAATACCAATCGAAAAAATCCTGGAAGTAGCACAGCCAAAGTTGGAGCCATTTCCTTTCATCGAGAACACAGATCTACCAATTTAA
- the LOC120690490 gene encoding transcription factor ILR3-like isoform X2 produces MASPEGTTWVFDCPLMDDLAVAADFAAAPAGGFFWSAPPPMQPLGAQAPMQAVAAAPAPSPCVEISGSVDCDQGKEQTTNKRPRSESTAQPSTKACREKIRRDKLNERFLELGAILEPGKTPKMDKSAILNDAIRVVGELRSEAKKLKDSNESLQEKIKELKAEKNELRDEKQRLKAEKESLEQQIKFLNSRLSLVPHPPVIPASAFAAPQGPAAACHKLMMPVIGYPGFPMWQFMPPSDVDTSNDPKSCPPVA; encoded by the exons atggcctccccggAGGGCACCACGTGGGTCTTCGACTGCCCCCTCATGgacgacctcgccgtcgccgccgacttCGCCGCGGCCCCCGCGGGGGGATTCTTctggtcggcgccgccgcccatgcagCCGCTGGGGGCGCAGGCGCCAATGCAGGCCGTCGCGGCCGCGCCGGCTCCCAGTCCCTG TGTGGAAATCAGTGGCTCTGTAGACTGTGATCAGGGAAAAGAACAGACAACAAATAAACG TCCTAGGTCAGAAAGTACAGCACAACCAAGCACTAAAGCATGCAGGGAGAAGATTAGAAGGGACAAGCTGAACGAGAG ATTCCTAGAATTGGGTGCCATCTTGGAGCCAGGGAAGACTCCTAAAATGGACAAATCAGCTATATTGAATGATGCTATTCGGGTAGTAGGAGAACTGCGTAGTGAAGCAAAAAAGCTGAAGGATTCAAATGAGAGTCTCCAAGAGAAGATCAAAGAGTTGAAG GCCGAGAAGAATGAGCTGCGGGACGAGAAACAAAGGCTGAAGGCTGAGAAAGAGAGCCTGGAGCAGCAGATCAAGTTCCTGAACTCCCGCCTAAGCCTGGTACCGCACCCTCCTGTGATCCCAGCCTCTGCCTTCGCTGCTCCCCAAGGGCCGGCAGCTGCTTGTCACAAGCTGATGATGCCTGTGATTGGCTACCCTGGGTTCCCGATGTGGCAGTTCATGCCACCTTCTGATGTTGACACCTCAAATGACCCCAAGTCTTGCCCTCCTGTCGCATAA